A DNA window from Chloroflexota bacterium contains the following coding sequences:
- a CDS encoding cold-shock protein yields MADRITGTVKWFNASKGYGFIAHEGGKDVFVHFSAIQSEGYRALKEGEQVEFSVEDSPKGPQAANVVKLV; encoded by the coding sequence ATGGCAGATCGCATTACCGGAACCGTCAAATGGTTCAACGCTTCAAAGGGCTATGGCTTTATCGCACACGAAGGTGGCAAAGACGTCTTCGTGCATTTCTCGGCGATTCAGTCCGAAGGGTATCGCGCTTTGAAGGAAGGCGAGCAGGTCGAATTCTCGGTTGAAGACAGCCCGAAGGGACCGCAAGCCGCGAACGTCGTCAAGTTGGTATAA